In Populus alba chromosome 1, ASM523922v2, whole genome shotgun sequence, a single window of DNA contains:
- the LOC118055454 gene encoding alpha-L-fucosidase 2 isoform X2, which translates to MYHSQVYQLLGDIKLEFDDSHLKYDEKTYKRELDLDTATARVKYSVADIEYTREHFASNPNQVIVTKISGSKPGSVSFTVSLDSKMSHHSYVKGENQIILEGSCPGNRYAQKLDENDSPQGIQFTAILDLQVSEDRGLVRVSEDSKLRVEGSDWAVLLLVSSSSFDGPFTKPIDSKKNPTSDSLSALKSIGNLSYIDLYAHHLDDYQSLFHRVSLQLSKSSKNVSGNASLTRKEHMPFKSDVSLKGKEDDTVSTAERVEAFQTDEDPSLVELLFQYGRYLLISCSRPGTQVANLQGIWNKDLTPPWDGAQHLNINLQMNYWPSLSCNLKECQEPLFEYISSMSISGSKTAKVNYETKGWVAHQVSDLWAKTSPDAGQALWALWPMGGAWLCTHLWEHYTYTMDKDFLRDKAYPLLEGCTSFLLDWLIEGPGGYLETNPSTSPEHMFIAPDGKPASVSYSSTMDMSIIKEVFSAIVSAAKILGRKEDELVQKVLEALPRLLPTKIARDGSIMEWAQDFQDPEVHHRHVSHLFGLFPGHTITVEKTPDLCKAAGNTLYKRGEDGPGWSTMWKAALWARLHNSERAYRMVKHLFVLVDPENEGNYEGGLYSNLFTAHPPFQIDANFGFPAAIAEMLVQSTAEDLYLLPALPRDKWANGCVKGLKARGKLTVNIYWKEGDLREVGLWSNEQNSLKRLHYRGTTVKANLSPGRVYTFNRTLKCIKRQPLPSAASC; encoded by the exons ATGTATCATTCTCAG GTTTACCAACTACTCGGCGATATCAAGCTGGAATTTGATGATTCACATCTCAAATATGACGAGAAAACATATAAGAGAGAGCTGGATTTGGACACAGCAACAGCAAGAGTAAAATATTCTGTGGCTGATATCGAATATACGAGGGAACACTTCGCTTCTAATCCTAATCAAGTGATTGTGACAAAGATTTCTGGGAGCAAACCAGGGTCTGTATCATTTACAGTGTCTCTGGATAGTAAGATGAGTCATCATTCATATGTAAAAGGTGAGAATCAGATTATACTAGAAGGAAGTTGTCCTGGTAATAGGTATGCACAAAAGCTGGATGAAAATGACAGTCCACAGGGAATTCAGTTTACTGCGATTCTCGATTTACAAGTTAGTGAGGACAGAGGACTGGTTCGTGTTTCAGAAGATTCGAAATTGAGGGTTGAAGGTTCAGACTGGGCTGTTTTACTTTTAGTGTCCTCGTCTTCATTTGACGGGCCATTTACTAAGCCTATCGATTCCAAGAAGAACCCTACTTCAGACTCCCTGAGTGCATTAAAGTCTATAGGCAATTTGTCGTACATTGATCTATATGCACATCATTTGGATGATTACCAGAGTCTTTTTCATCGTGTTTCACTCCAGCTTTCAAAAAGCTCCAAGAATGTTTCAGGAAATGCATCTTTGACTAGAAAGGAACATATGCCCTTTAAGAGTGATGtatctttgaagggaaaggaagaTGATACAGTTTCGACTGCAGAGAGGGTGGAAGCCTTTCAAACTGATGAAGATCCATCCCTGGTGGAGCTTCTATTCCAATATGGTCGATATTTGCTTATTTCTTGTTCAAGGCCTGGAACCCAAGTGGCAAATTTGCAGGGTATATGGAACAAGGATCTTACACCACCATGGGA TGGTGCTCAACACTTGAATATAAACCTACAAATGAACTACTGGCCTTCTCTTTCTTGTAATCTAAAAGAGTGTCAAGAACCCTTGTTTGAGTACATCTCCTCTATGTCAATCAGCGGGAGTAAGACTGCGAAA GTGAACTACGAAACCAAAGGTTGGGTTGCACATCAAGTTTCTGACCTGTGGGCGAAAACATCACCAGATGCAGGTCAAGCTTTATGGGCTTTGTGGCCAATGGGTGGCGCCTGGCTTTGTACACACTTGTGGGAGCATTATACTTACACGATGGACAAA GATTTTCTAAGAGATAAGGCATACCCGTTATTGGAAGGATGTACATCATTTCTGCTGGATTGGTTGATTGAAGGGCCTGGAGGATATCTGGAAACCAACCCATCAACTTCTCCAGAACATATGTTTATTGCTCCAGATGGTAAACCTGCAAGTGTCAGCTACTCATCAACTATGGACATGTCAATCATAAAAGAAGTATTTTCTGCAATTGTTTCTGCAGCTAAG ATTCTGGGAAGAAAGGAGGACGAACTTGTTCAAAAAGTTCTTGAAGCTCTTCCAAGGCTTTTACCAACAAAAATTGCTAGAGACGGTTCCATTATGGAGTGG GCACAGGATTTTCAGGACCCAGAGGTTCACCATCGACATGTATCACACCTCTTTGGCCTTTTTCCAGGGCATACAATAACTGTAGAGAAAACTCCAGATCTATGTAAAGCTGCAGGAAATACCCTTTACAAAAGAG GAGAGGATGGTCCAGGATGGTCAACCATGTGGAAAGCTGCACTGTGGGCACGCCTTCACAACAGTGAGCGTGCGTATAGGATGGTCAAGCATTTGTTTGTCCTGGTGGACCCGGAAAATGAAGGCAATTATGAAGGAGGATTATATAGTAACTTGTTCACTGCACACCCACCTTTCCAGATTGACGCCAACTTTGG tTTTCCAGCAGCGATTGCAGAAATGCTAGTCCAGAGCACTGCGGAAGACCTGTACTTGCTCCCTGCCCTTCCTCGGGATAAGTGGGCTAATGGCTGCGTGAAAGGACTGAAGGCACGTGGCAAACTGACAGTCAATATATACTGGAAAGAAGGGGATCTCCGTGAAGTTGGGCTTTGGTCGAACGAGCAGAATTCTCTTAAACGATTACATTATAGAGGAACGACAGTGAAAGCAAATTTATCACCTGGTAGAGTTTACACATTCAATAGAACGTTGAAATGCATCAAGAGACAACCTCTCCCATCAGCAGCTTCCTGTTGA
- the LOC118055454 gene encoding alpha-L-fucosidase 2 isoform X1 has product MEDKEWVLVQRSTEKDWWNPSLMEDNNGESSKPLKVTFSGPAKHWTDAIPIGNGRLGAMIWGGVALETLQLNEDTLWTGIPGDYTNPSAPAALSEVRKLVDNGQYAEATTAAEKLSGNQSDVYQLLGDIKLEFDDSHLKYDEKTYKRELDLDTATARVKYSVADIEYTREHFASNPNQVIVTKISGSKPGSVSFTVSLDSKMSHHSYVKGENQIILEGSCPGNRYAQKLDENDSPQGIQFTAILDLQVSEDRGLVRVSEDSKLRVEGSDWAVLLLVSSSSFDGPFTKPIDSKKNPTSDSLSALKSIGNLSYIDLYAHHLDDYQSLFHRVSLQLSKSSKNVSGNASLTRKEHMPFKSDVSLKGKEDDTVSTAERVEAFQTDEDPSLVELLFQYGRYLLISCSRPGTQVANLQGIWNKDLTPPWDGAQHLNINLQMNYWPSLSCNLKECQEPLFEYISSMSISGSKTAKVNYETKGWVAHQVSDLWAKTSPDAGQALWALWPMGGAWLCTHLWEHYTYTMDKDFLRDKAYPLLEGCTSFLLDWLIEGPGGYLETNPSTSPEHMFIAPDGKPASVSYSSTMDMSIIKEVFSAIVSAAKILGRKEDELVQKVLEALPRLLPTKIARDGSIMEWAQDFQDPEVHHRHVSHLFGLFPGHTITVEKTPDLCKAAGNTLYKRGEDGPGWSTMWKAALWARLHNSERAYRMVKHLFVLVDPENEGNYEGGLYSNLFTAHPPFQIDANFGFPAAIAEMLVQSTAEDLYLLPALPRDKWANGCVKGLKARGKLTVNIYWKEGDLREVGLWSNEQNSLKRLHYRGTTVKANLSPGRVYTFNRTLKCIKRQPLPSAASC; this is encoded by the exons ATGGAAGATAAGGAGTGGGTTCTAGTGCAGCGTTCTACAGAGAAGGATTGGTGGAATCCGAGTTTGATGGAGGATAACAATGGAGAAAGTTCTAAGCCATTGAAGGTTACCTTTAGTGGGCCAGCTAAGCATTGGACGGACGCAATTCCGATTGGCAATGGCAGGCTTGGTGCCATGATTTGGGGTGGTGTTGCATTAGAAACTCTCCAACTTAATG AGGATACACTCTGGACTGGAATCCCAGGAGACTATACTAACCCTAGTGCTCCAGCAGCCTTGTCAGAGGTCAGAAAACTTGTTGATAATGGCCAGTATGCTGAAGCTACAACTGCAGCAGAAAAACTTTCAGGAAATCAATCTGAT GTTTACCAACTACTCGGCGATATCAAGCTGGAATTTGATGATTCACATCTCAAATATGACGAGAAAACATATAAGAGAGAGCTGGATTTGGACACAGCAACAGCAAGAGTAAAATATTCTGTGGCTGATATCGAATATACGAGGGAACACTTCGCTTCTAATCCTAATCAAGTGATTGTGACAAAGATTTCTGGGAGCAAACCAGGGTCTGTATCATTTACAGTGTCTCTGGATAGTAAGATGAGTCATCATTCATATGTAAAAGGTGAGAATCAGATTATACTAGAAGGAAGTTGTCCTGGTAATAGGTATGCACAAAAGCTGGATGAAAATGACAGTCCACAGGGAATTCAGTTTACTGCGATTCTCGATTTACAAGTTAGTGAGGACAGAGGACTGGTTCGTGTTTCAGAAGATTCGAAATTGAGGGTTGAAGGTTCAGACTGGGCTGTTTTACTTTTAGTGTCCTCGTCTTCATTTGACGGGCCATTTACTAAGCCTATCGATTCCAAGAAGAACCCTACTTCAGACTCCCTGAGTGCATTAAAGTCTATAGGCAATTTGTCGTACATTGATCTATATGCACATCATTTGGATGATTACCAGAGTCTTTTTCATCGTGTTTCACTCCAGCTTTCAAAAAGCTCCAAGAATGTTTCAGGAAATGCATCTTTGACTAGAAAGGAACATATGCCCTTTAAGAGTGATGtatctttgaagggaaaggaagaTGATACAGTTTCGACTGCAGAGAGGGTGGAAGCCTTTCAAACTGATGAAGATCCATCCCTGGTGGAGCTTCTATTCCAATATGGTCGATATTTGCTTATTTCTTGTTCAAGGCCTGGAACCCAAGTGGCAAATTTGCAGGGTATATGGAACAAGGATCTTACACCACCATGGGA TGGTGCTCAACACTTGAATATAAACCTACAAATGAACTACTGGCCTTCTCTTTCTTGTAATCTAAAAGAGTGTCAAGAACCCTTGTTTGAGTACATCTCCTCTATGTCAATCAGCGGGAGTAAGACTGCGAAA GTGAACTACGAAACCAAAGGTTGGGTTGCACATCAAGTTTCTGACCTGTGGGCGAAAACATCACCAGATGCAGGTCAAGCTTTATGGGCTTTGTGGCCAATGGGTGGCGCCTGGCTTTGTACACACTTGTGGGAGCATTATACTTACACGATGGACAAA GATTTTCTAAGAGATAAGGCATACCCGTTATTGGAAGGATGTACATCATTTCTGCTGGATTGGTTGATTGAAGGGCCTGGAGGATATCTGGAAACCAACCCATCAACTTCTCCAGAACATATGTTTATTGCTCCAGATGGTAAACCTGCAAGTGTCAGCTACTCATCAACTATGGACATGTCAATCATAAAAGAAGTATTTTCTGCAATTGTTTCTGCAGCTAAG ATTCTGGGAAGAAAGGAGGACGAACTTGTTCAAAAAGTTCTTGAAGCTCTTCCAAGGCTTTTACCAACAAAAATTGCTAGAGACGGTTCCATTATGGAGTGG GCACAGGATTTTCAGGACCCAGAGGTTCACCATCGACATGTATCACACCTCTTTGGCCTTTTTCCAGGGCATACAATAACTGTAGAGAAAACTCCAGATCTATGTAAAGCTGCAGGAAATACCCTTTACAAAAGAG GAGAGGATGGTCCAGGATGGTCAACCATGTGGAAAGCTGCACTGTGGGCACGCCTTCACAACAGTGAGCGTGCGTATAGGATGGTCAAGCATTTGTTTGTCCTGGTGGACCCGGAAAATGAAGGCAATTATGAAGGAGGATTATATAGTAACTTGTTCACTGCACACCCACCTTTCCAGATTGACGCCAACTTTGG tTTTCCAGCAGCGATTGCAGAAATGCTAGTCCAGAGCACTGCGGAAGACCTGTACTTGCTCCCTGCCCTTCCTCGGGATAAGTGGGCTAATGGCTGCGTGAAAGGACTGAAGGCACGTGGCAAACTGACAGTCAATATATACTGGAAAGAAGGGGATCTCCGTGAAGTTGGGCTTTGGTCGAACGAGCAGAATTCTCTTAAACGATTACATTATAGAGGAACGACAGTGAAAGCAAATTTATCACCTGGTAGAGTTTACACATTCAATAGAACGTTGAAATGCATCAAGAGACAACCTCTCCCATCAGCAGCTTCCTGTTGA